The window TGTGATTAAGAGAATAATCAGTATATAATGACATCATGTAAAAGCTACTGATGATTACTGCCGTTTCAAAGtcttttcaaagtattcatACATAAATGACTGATTATTTACCAGCTTCATGACTACTGTGGTAGAATAATTGGTGGTCTCACTAGTGTAAGACGTAAAGATAAGTCTCAGAAACAGAACTTGTCTTTTTGAGCTTTATTCTTTGCATTGAAGGTTCAATAATCCTACAGAGTGAAGTAGTCTACATGATAAAGAACTGTGATACTCTGAAACAATTGAGTTGTCTTTTTAACAGATATATAAACACAAGGGGTATGTGGTTTACACCTCTGCTACACGGACTACTTTCCAAGGGCGAATAGGCAGAAAACACCATTTAAGATaacagaggaagaaacaaatatatatttttaaaggaaATCATTTCAGAGAGGGGTCCTCGATAGGTTGGAATTTGATATCTCATATATGAAAGCAGGGTGGGACTCAGGATGGTTTTATTGTTACTCTACTTGACTTGGGTGCATTTAATTGTGAAACAATGTGTTTGCACTATTAATAGTTAATGGTTAATTGTTTCTAACGTATGTAAATTGTCAGTGGTTACATGACTGTAACATGACTTTATCAGTCTTAGCATTGGGATAATGGTTTGATGGCGTACAAGGTTAAATAGCCTGGTTTACAATGCTTTACCTCTTGTCTTGAGGGTTCCatgaaattaacaaaaaaagtacattgataaatcaatttttttaattacagtttCAGAATTATTTCCTTCACGTCATGGAAAACCTTTTACTTCAGTATTACGGGGCGACATCTCTGACTTTGTTCCAGTGTTAGGGCCAGAAACCTCTTCCTTGAAGGCAGTCTCCAAAACATTTAGGATGGATTTGCGGACTTTATCCTTAAAATCTTGTCCCATGAACACATAGAGCAGTGGGTTCAGGCAACTGTTGATAAAGGCCAGGCTGGTTGCTATAGGGATTCCAATAGTGGTGACATGGTCTAATGTATCACTTTGAATAGAAAGTAGAGAATTTGCCAACTCTATTAAAGCCACAATGTGAAAGGGAGCCCAACACAGGAAGAAAGCAGTGATAACAGCAGCAATGATCTTAAAGGAGCGACTTGAGTGGCTGGCCAGGGTGCGGTTTCTTCTGATGTGATGGATTATGACAGCATAACAGGAGACAATGACAGTGAAGGGGACAACAAATCCCAGGAGGAAGCAGGTGATGCCCATGGCCTTTTGCCAAAACAGTCCCAGCTGATACACAGACTCGTTCTCGTTGTCGTCAGAAAGAGTATAGTTGTTGAAGCAGATGATGACATTTGCATCGTTATAAGATGGCCCAGTGTCCCTGAAGATGAAGTATGGAGTGCTGAGTATCAGAGCCAGTACCCAAACCCCCAGACTCACGAAGGATGCCTTGCGTATACTTCGGTGGTTCTGGGCCCAGACGGGccacaccacagacacacatctgtcCACACTGATCACCACCAGAATGTAGACACTGGCATACAGGTTCAGAAAGCTTATCGCGGTGTTCAGTTTGCACATAAATTTGCCAAAAGGCCAGTGAAAATCCAAAGCTGTGTAGGGGACACTCAGGGGCAGAAACGCTGTGAAGAGGAAGTCAGCCACAGCGAGGTTGAGGAACCAAACCGTGTTCACTGTTTTCTTCATCTTGAAGCCGGTCACCCAGATAACCACACCGTTGCCGAGCACACCAAGAACAAAGGCCAGGCAGTAAACGATGAGAGACATGATTTCTAGACCCTTTATCAGCTCAACACGCTTGTCCTCATTCAAAGAGACGTTCCTTCCAGTGGCGTCTGATGTATTGATGTGATAGAAAGGGGGAGCAGTCATCTCGATCAGTATTTGGGCCCTGTCAAagcaacatgaaaaaacaatattgataTTGTTTGTCTTTCATTCAACAACAGTCTTTAATTTTATTATGCAATAGACATAGTCAACTCAgtgacaaaaaacacatcacaaagAACATGGCAGCTGAAGCGTGGCATGTAGCAGCGTTCTCTGAGCTCTACAGGATGTTAGATAGTGACATGTTGCTGACCTGGTGTTTTTGGTTGCTTCAAGAGACcacaaccacaaccacattGTGAAGAACCacattgtgtgtttctgtctcatcATATTATCTGCAATGTCATGTTAAAATTAAATCAGTTTCTCTCTAATCCCTTCATACTGTCagttctttgtttatttattgttctaCCAAAATGAACAGGACGTGGCTGCAGAAAACAACATTGAGGCATAGATCAAGATGAAGAAAAGCTTTTGTTAGACTAACTAACTTTTTATTCATAAATCATCATTTACACAAAAAGCACCCAGCTCTCTAAATCAAAGCTAAGAGATCTTAATACTCCAAATAAGTTAATTTTAGTATCATATTTccttttaacaacaaaaatgttgtcaaaaaataccttttttgaaAACTGTCCTGTTGATCAAAGTTGAATCCGTGGCAGAAGTAAAGAAATTGAAAGATATAAGTCTTTAGGGAGTGATGTGATGATAGTAACGCccacaaagaggaggaagtaCAGCCAGTTCGCAAgaatcaacatttttttcacatctcTTGTAAAGACTGATATTTTAATTACATGTATAGTGCactgaaaatgttttcagaaTTGCCAGAACAATAAAGTGTGTTCCTTCACATGAGAAACTCTATCATTGTATTACATCTGTGTCTTGTCAGTGCTGGTTTGCATTGAGGAATGTTTAGATTGTTTTTATAAGAGGGGAGATTGCATTTTTTGGGATAGATCATTTAGTTTTGTAAGGGCATTTGAACAAGTCTTCTTGGACCTCCTTTTACACTTGATCTGTACCCTTTCAACATTTTGCCTTCCTTGTCAcagcagtttgcttttcttGGTAAGTGCTTGCTTGTATCAACATTGAGGAACTACGACGTGTTTGTACAAACTGTTAGCATCACTTTACTTCTGCTTATGACAAACATACTGACACCACAACAGATGAAGCAATAACTGCTCTTCACAAATGTTTCAAAAGTACACACTGGGACATGTTCAGGGATGCTGCCACCAAGGAGAATGACATCAATCTGGTGGACTACATATCAGCAGTGACGTCATATACTGTATCCACAGTGAATGTATGGATAATGTGTTTATTACAAAGGTCATAAATCCAATCCCCAATCAAATCGACCTGCGTGAATGCACAATCAAATATGTTTGAAAGATTACTTTTGGTCAGGTGACAAGGAAGCATACACCGTTGCCAGACGACTAAAAGATGGCATCAAGGAGGTCAAACCTCCTCATCAGCATATAAACCCAATGCTCATCCACACATTCAAGCTGATTGCACATTCTTGGGTAGTAATTTGGGATTCAGAATCTTGCCAATGTACAAATGGAGAGGCGGACTGATGAAGCCTGGAATCTAATGGTTTATTTTTGGGGCAGTGATTCACTCTACCTCCTGAGCCACACTAGGTCCTAGAAAGGTGAGAGGGCAGGGGATGCTACTTTTACCTAAACAGGAAATATGTAACATGCTCTACTGTCATGCAACGGCTGGTGCAGgtgtgcagggaggactcagacgcagagtttgcTAACAAAAGGCTCTTTAATTGAACTGAGAATAACGCCAACAGGAACCAAAAACCACCACCACATGCAACACGCAAAAAtatgcaatgacgcgacaggggacaccaggcacacagggcttaaatacacaaaggaggtgcaggtgattggacacaggtggaaacaatcaaaaacggcagacaatcacaggacaaggcaggaagtgaagctaaccccaggaacaagagacatgaaactacaaaataagacgggaagaagacccaaaccgtgGCAACTACATCCTTACACAAATTGCAATACTATCatataaaatacacaacacCTAACACAATATACATTAGACTGTAAATAACTCAAACATTAAAGTCcttcatgtaaatgtactgaAAAGCCATGAAACTCAcattttctctcagacaaacaacCATAGCCACATACTGTAGATCTGGGTTTTGCTGCAGGTACTGCAAAGGACTCACACCTAAACTCCACCCCATGTGGGCCACTTTCTATTCCTCCTTACACAGGGCTGCACCCAGACCTGCTTTATTCAGCCTACCACCTGCAACAACATCATCATTGAACTACAGAGGTTATTTCAAAGGGTCTCTTAATAATATTGTCAAGCAGGAAAAGTTTAGCTATAGTACTTTTACAATCTAATGATTTACCCGCTTCTGGAATGGCTTTAGTATTGCAAACAGGGCttcctaaaaatatatatatattttgcactATTTAAGGTATGTGCAAGGGTACAAATCAATCAGTGTTCTCAAGGTCCATTTCTTCCTTTTGaggtcagtcagtcatcttcaaaGCCGTTAATTCTTCATACAGCGTCGCAGCGAGGccggagtcaatcccagccacCATGAGATGAGAGACGAGGTACACACCTAAATCGCAGTGCTGACACAgtaacaaccattcacacagagtcaccaattaacctagtccccagagcatgtctttgcaCTGTGGGAACAAGCCGGAGCACCTGGAGAGAACCCATGCAGACACGAGGAGAACATGCTGACTGGGTGGATCAAAcacaggaccttcttgctgtggggcagcagtgctaaccaccacatcagattgataaaaaaagaactctTTGATGCCCAGGGatataataatattgattaAGTGAACAAACCTGATTCTTTGATTGGCAGCTTGTTAGTTATGTGTTACAGATATTGTGTGGACTTGGTGTGCACATCCTTTTTTATAACAGAAGGAGATTCTGGGAAATATGTTTTGGGAAATTATGTGGTTATTATGAAATGTACACCATGAGAGGAAACActtcaaattatattttaataatggGAGTAATGGTAACCACAAGAACAACAATAACATCACAATAATTATCACCACTTATAGACTCtaaaacatttaacttttttttcatggagAGCTTCATCTCAATATGCCACTACATCAgttgtgtatatacagtatatgtgtcaTTTTCACTTTCTCTCCATTCAATAGTGGATTGATGACTGcttgatctttaaaaaaatgccacATATTCTTAATTCTAAAATGTGGTGGTGctttttgttaatgttaatgtagtgttaagttacattttttaacttttttttactgttggtCCCCTGTACAACACTGGCAAATAAATCAATGATGATGCACACTGCTTATGTACTCACAAATTTCAAACCTAAAATCTCCCTAAAAGTAACCAACGATGATCAATAGATTAAACAAAGCCAAGTATATGATGCAGATTCAAACCTAATAATATCAGAGTCCTTATAGATATTTATTAGGCTTACATTAGCCTGTTCTAATGCTGAATAAAAATATGTTATCATAGCACACAGTAAACATTTAGCTGGATCAGTTATGGTTGTCAAATGGCAGGCGACATAAGAAATAGATATCACAGGGTGACGCTACACAGAAAATGACTGAACTAAATGGGTGACAGGGTAGTGGAATTTTTAACAAAGATTATTTTTGTGGTCATGTGccccattaaaaaaatgaacatgatgGGATCAGTAGTAAGGGGGGAGTTGGTAAATTGATTTGCTGTGAGCCTGTTAATACAGTTGTACTTTACAACAGAATATCTTCTATGGCAGGAAATGCATTGTGTTAAACTAGTCTCACTATTAGTTAAGGGAATATGCCAGAATGGCTATTAAAAAATTCTGCAATTGAGGGCTATATAAAATAGATGTGGATTAGTACATCTTGTACTAATCTACAAAATCTATTTGTTATATACAGTTACATTTCGTATTTACAGTTACAGTATTTGCTTTATTATGGAAAACCTTACACTTCGGCATCAGAAACAGACTTTTCTTTGCTCCGACTTGTGACCATTGAGTTTGTGTAGGTATAGGAGCGAGAAACCTCCTCCTGGAAAGCGGTCTCCAAAACATTCAGGATGGATTTGCGGACTTTATCCTTGAAATCTTGTCCCATGAACACATAGAGCAGTGGGTTCAGGCAACTGTTGAGAAAGGCCAGGCTGGTTGCTATAGGGACTCCAATAGTGGTGACATGGCCTAATATTTCACTTGCATGATTAGCCATGTGATTAACCAACTCTATTAAAACCATAATGTGATAAGGAG is drawn from Pungitius pungitius chromosome 11, fPunPun2.1, whole genome shotgun sequence and contains these coding sequences:
- the LOC119197484 gene encoding chemerin-like receptor 1, giving the protein MTAPPFYHINTSDATGRNVSLNEDKRVELIKGLEIMSLIVYCLAFVLGVLGNGVVIWVTGFKMKKTVNTVWFLNLAVADFLFTAFLPLSVPYTALDFHWPFGKFMCKLNTAISFLNLYASVYILVVISVDRCVSVVWPVWAQNHRSIRKASFVSLGVWVLALILSTPYFIFRDTGPSYNDANVIICFNNYTLSDDNENESVYQLGLFWQKAMGITCFLLGFVVPFTVIVSCYAVIIHHIRRNRTLASHSSRSFKIIAAVITAFFLCWAPFHIVALIELANSLLSIQSDTLDHVTTIGIPIATSLAFINSCLNPLLYVFMGQDFKDKVRKSILNVLETAFKEEVSGPNTGTKSEMSPRNTEVKGFP